The DNA window CACAAGATGGTTCCTGATCAGAAGCTCCACTGCTTCTACGTTGTATTTGTACTCGTCACGGCATTCAATCAGACACCTGTAaatgaacacagcaaaacaacataCCAGGACAATTATGAAAAACTACATACCTGTTAAGTTTTGTGACTGCATTTTCCACAgatgtgatgctatcatgttgACAACAGACcaacatataaacacctggcaGTTCCCACTACAATAGGTTGCTCCAGAACCACATTTTGcaatgatgacacacacaccgacTCAAAATGTACTAACAATACCAGCTTTGCTGTCCTGCTGGTAAATAGTCTACACATGTAGCCCACTTAGGCCGTGTACCACAGGGGGGACATTTTACTGCTTTTCACCATCTCTCAGAAGATTAACAATAATCTACCCCACAGCCAAACAACAAGCTTGTATCATTCAAATCAGTAAAAGCAGAGGAAGCATAAGACAGCGACATAGTATAAATCATGGCTTGAAATCAAATATGTCCTGACTCACCTGGTGATCTGTTTATTGCACCACTGTGGTCCATAGGCACGTCCATCCTGTAGGGCTTTAAgcaccagcaggtggcactcCCTGTAGCGTAGCAGCAAGTCAGCATCAGCTCCACTAGTAGCATCCAGAAGACCTTCCACAGCCTGGAAAATAAAGAAACCAGCATAGTCAAACACAGGTTAGCACAGATTAATCCTCCACCTTGCCTCCCTCACACCATTTCAAAAGCTGCAATTGTAAAAGTAACTGTCCTACCTTCTGCAGAAGGCCAAGTGCAGCGATGCCGTCCCTGGAATTCCTAGCCAAGGCCACAGCTTCCAGCAGGCTGCGTAGAGCCTGGGTCAAGGGGTTCATGGCAAGGGCTGGAGGGATGGCATGAAGATGTTGCTCCAAGTCTGCCATGCACTTATCGTAGATCTGAGCCACATCATCTGTGGCCCATGCCTGTTGCTGTTAAAAGCGATACAGAAagatttaattattttctgtGGGTTTAATACTGTAACACCTATCTGTGACACAAATTTCCTGACCTTAACATAAGAGGCACTTAGTTCAGTGCAGGCTGTTCTAGTTCCTTATATACTGTATTATAGCACAATTAAAAATGAGAGTAATGTTTTTGTCCTTGGTCAACATtggcacacacaaaaacaaaaaacaaacaaacaaaaaaaaaaaaaaacattttcatttttaaaaagcactctAGTCCATTTTATCCTTACCTTCTCTAGTCGTTTTAGCTCTTAAATTTAATTCTGGGGATCCCAAAAAGGGAACTCACCTTCATGGGCTGAGCCAAAAAGCCAGTGGGCTGGGAGAGATCATTACTGGGTAAGAAACCTGGAACGTTCCTGGCAAACTCCTCATATACAGCCAGTTGCTTTGGGTCCACTCCTCCCACCTACAGACACAAATGCATTGTTGTTACTTTGTTACTCTGACAACTTACACTGTATGTGCAGTTTGTTGATACACTGAACCATGGTCCTATTGGACATGTTGGACAGATCCAGTAAGTGACATAACAATAAattatgttttgatatagtgCACAACTGGATGTTACAGTGATCTCACCTTGAGTCTGATCTGCTCTGGCATTCGTTCAGCCTGGTAAGTCAGAACAACAGGATCACAGTACCGACGACCCTCTTGGCGTGCATGTTTCCTCAGCTCAAACTCCTAGAGGTGTTAAAAGACCCAGTTAAGAAATTAGATGCTTTTGCTTTACAAaatcagaattaaaaaaaaaacaaaaaaacacaaagatatgAATGAAACTTTTACAATTTACTCTTGTAAATGCCCCATGCTTAAGTCTCACCGTGGCTAGTCTCTTGTCCATTTCAGGGCCAGCCTTTTCCACGGCCGTTTTCTGAATGAAACAGCAAGCCAGTTCACAGTTGTCTTGTGCAATCCTTGCAGCAGCCTCTTCCATCATTTCCCTCTGTTGGGGGGTTGGTGCCTGAGGGAATAAACACCTTAAGTTAAAGAAGTGGGAATGGTACAAGAAAAGGATAAGAAAGCTCTCTCTATGTACCGTCTCTTTATACCTTAGAAAACACTAGCAATTACCCTACTAGCCCTCATTCAGCTTACCCTTagtgcagcagcaaagctgttcTTAAGGTTGGTGGCAATGCTCATGAGCAGGGGCTCGCGGCAGGTGATCATGGCCATGCCAGCAGTTAGGTTTCTCATCATATGGTGGGCAGCCACACGCATGCGGGACTCCTCTGAATCCAGGGCAAAGTCCTTCCTGATGATCTGCTCACAGGTCGTCATGGCTATTTTGATAGAGCGGTCAACCACAGGGTGCACCAGCTCCTGAACAGCTCGCTCTACTGACTGCCGTACACACTGCTTCAACTGAGGATGGGCCTGTAGCAATGGGATCTAAAGAGAAAAGACAGCAGAAGCATGACAGAAAAGTTgagaaaggaaaaacaaaaggatAAAGTCaacaggagaaagaaaagatgCAAAAGAAATGGTCTGAGCATGTCTGTGTCTTTTAGATGGAAAGTTGACTTCTCTGTCTGTGCTTTGCAGATGCCCAACACTTACATTAACATTGATATTGATGTGTGGAGCCAGGCCTGCCAAGGCATACACATTGATATCGTGGTAACTGAACTGTGGGGTGGGGGGCCCGGTGGTTGTGcaagtggtggtggtggcagcTGGGGTTGAGGGAGGGGCTGCAAATGGAACAAAGTCTCCTGTTGGTCACAAAACACTAATTTGAttaaaatcacaccaaaaaGCTGATTATCCAGACAACATAAACAGAAAGCAAGCACataggcaacaacaacaacaacatgtaaCAGTAAGCTTTTCAGtctaacataaaaaaaaattaaaagaagtTTTCTCAAACAACGAGACAGAGCAAAAGACGGACATGACAAAACAGAAGTAGCTGATCTGGTCAAAATAATCATCACATTTTGAGATGTTGATATGTTaacattatttatttctatttaaaatcAAAGTCACATTCATCCTATTGATGCAGGTGGTTTCAAAAGATATCTTCAAACTTTTTAAGACTGACTCAAGTATGGGTCACAATGCGTTGCTTCAATCATTTGGAAGGATGAGTCATTACTAGGGTTTTGTTCGCACATCAGAAAATTTTCAAACCCTAGAATGATACGGACATTTTACCAGAGGCAAGGATGATAAGTCCAAAGCCAAACAGACAAATGAATCTAAACTATATTAAGGCTGTAgctcaaaacttaaatgtaCAGTTCACAGAAAGCAGCACAAAGGTACAAGAAAATATGCAGTGTTCACCTGTGGTAGAAACTGGCAGCATCTCCTCTGGAGGCTTCGCCTCTTTCTTTGGTGCAGACAGCTGCTCCTCCAGGCTCTTTAGCTTCTCTTTGTCCTTTAGCAAGCTTCCTGGCTTGAGGTCATTGATGTCCAAAGACAAGTTCTTACACAGAACTTCAATTTCAAACTTTAAGTTcagctgcaggaaacaggagAACAACATGATAAATAATCTCACAATTTTTCAGCTTACTACGATTTTACTGTAGCTATTAGAGAATACTGTTGATTTGTATTAGAACTGAAAGTGGCAATGCATGGGTAATGGACAATAATGTGACAGGCTATTTAATGCAGATGGTATTAGCTGACAATGTTGGATATAGCTGGGTTACAGGGAACAGGTTGTGGCATGATCACTTCATATGTGTTACCAAAAACTGCTGAGGTGTTGCCTTTTAGCTATGATTTAGGCAGACTGTATTTCCAAGAGCTGTCCGAGTTAAGCAGCTACATAAGAAGAATAATCTATTACCTTGAGGTCATGTTCTTGATGCAGCTCAGCGAGAACATTCATGATGGCCATGGTCCAGGGGTTCTGGGGCCTGAAGACCTACAACATCGGAGACACACATTAGTTCAAGTCACTATGAAAAATCCACAGGATCTCAAATGGTGGAGTCAGGTAAGCATATGCCAATTTtcttaactgtgtgtgtgaaaaagagATATTTTGCCTGAAGTGAACACCGCAGCATGACACACTGCGCAGTAGTATGACATAATGTCTGCTGCATGGAGACACCTCTTAGTCCTATTTGACTAACCATGCTTCGTAGACTGGACTCTAAAACCTTTGCCACAAAGGGAACCACATATAGTAGCTCCTGCTGGCCCTTCACATAGGCTTCCAGTAGCAGAGACTTGACTTCCAGATCCTGGGAAAGGGAGAACATGTTAGCCAACTCAAAAGGCAACAGGGGGCCCATCACATAATAAAACAatgcaagcaaaaaaaaaagcgttaCAAATTCTTACCGTGTAAAGGATAGGCTTGTTTTTGGCCAGTGTAATCATGCCCAACCAGTGGCCCAAGTTCTTCAGCAGGGAGCGATCAGAGAAATTGGCAGCTGCCTTGTCAGAGGTCAACAGAACCTAAGAGAAATTGAGAGATGGTAGGGGATCGTCAGTGTACTACTATGGTAAATGGGCACAAAAAAACTGATAGTTTtgatatgtgtttttttggtggtTGCAGTCAGACCAGAAAAGAGCGTTTGAAGATATTAAAGCCCTAAAGTCACCATCTTTTACCTTGATATTCCTGTAAGTCTCATTGAGGACCATCTTCACGAACTCCGGGTTCTTGAGAGTGTCCAGAAAGTTGGAATAGAGACTGTGGAAGTTGGGCTCAATGCTGACACGTTTCATCACCAGGTACTGCGACACCCAGGGCATGAACTCTTCCTTCACCGTCTCTTTCAACTCCTCAACCTGATATAAGCAAATGTGGTTTTAAAAATGCTTCTTTGACTATTAAGGATTTTGATATACAGatatgttttgtctgttttcactTACCTTTTGGGTCATGTTGGATTGAGAAAGGTTGTTGAAGATAAAAGCAATCTTCTCCTGAACATTCTCTGGAGGCTCTACAATCCTTTCTGTTTGGTCAGTGGCCACCAGCAGGGTGTCAATGTTGGTTGTGTTTATGGAGGGCTGCAGGCAGGAACAAGAAGAATTACAGTTGAAAGGAGGTATCACTATATATACACTGTAtctgcagaaaaacaagccAATTTAAAGCATTGACAAGACACATGGTAGGGTGTCTAAACTCACAGGCACATCCTTCTTGAAGCTGCTGGGTGTTGGTCTTGTGATGGTAGGGGTCTTGGCTACTGTGGTTGTAGTCGTGGTGGTGGTGACTAGAGTGCTGGGCTGACCTGGCTGTGGGGCTTTAGGGACGCCAGGTTGCTGCGACTGGGCTTGGACTTGTGCAAGTGCCAGACTGCCAGGTGTGGTGATGGAGCCTTGCATCTTCACCGGAGGGTCCCGTGACTGTTGGCCATACTCGATATACTGCACGCACAGGATATTGAAAGGAGCAGAGCGACAGATTTAATTTATCTGTTTGTATGTATCCTTTTCTACAGTCATATTTGGGACAAACTAAAGCCCCAATCAGACAAAGCATGTTTTGAAGGTTGCAAAATGTGAGGCGCACCACACCATTTTTAAACTGGCCCAATTagacagagcttttttttttttttttttttaaaaatcattgcTAGGAAACCACGGAATTACATTTCCTTAGTTAATGCTGTGAAGTAAAATCACAGATCTGTAGCTTaaaatctgcataaaaatggTCAGGCAGAGTGCACGTGCTCTGGCTCTGACGTAGGGTGAGAGGCTGTTACCAAATAGTATTTTCGTCTGCACTGAAGTGAGCTAATGCTAGCTACACACAAATCATGTATGCTCCCACTTGCTGTCATTACCACCACAAAAGGCCACCCCTCAATTCATCTGATTGGGCAATACGGAAAAATGCAATGATGTCAGCTCATATTACTCTCCTAGTTGAAGTGTTGGCAACTTAAGGCATTAAGGGCGCTCCTGCAAAAACGCAAGGGGCATAGAGTGGAAAACCACAAGATGCTCAGCAACACAAAAGCAGTGGAAAGAAAGCGCTTCACTCtcattgaaaacattttaaaaagccatCCCAGACTTCTCTAACATGCTGTCTCACCCAAGACTTTTGAATGGTGAGCATAGATAAATTAAGGAAACCTGATTACCTCTTGTAAATGGTGGGGGAATTGCAAGAAGTGTGCAATTGAAGCCAGGTGCTGACAATATTGAGGATAGTCCTTTAgtctggaaacacaagacataGTTAGCTTATAACAAGATGACTGTTGttatattattattcatttaataaaataaaacatttcaatacCTGTTTTTAAACCTATCTAGGGCGGCAATtccaaaataatacattttggaTCCATAGGGTTTTCTTAAGGCTTCAAGAACATATCGGAGGGCCAAGCCCAGGGCCATGTAGGTGACAAGACCCTTCTCAATAATGCCACCAAAAAGGCAGGCAGTGATGTGCAGCTCCTTGTCTGGGTACTGGGGGAAGAATCGGTATTCCTCAAACAAGTTCCGTAGCATGCAATTGAACACCTCTCGCTCCCGCTTGATGGTTGAATCCTTGAATCtctgcagcatttccagtaCCTACGAGGGGGGACAATGATGTGGCGGGAGGTAAGTTAATTCGAAAAGCAACAACATTACTGAGACTATGACAAAACTTATCAACAGCAGCCAATAATTGCCTGTGTGAATTTGATTTAGGTAAGTGTTTTTGGCAGAGGCGAATGAATTATATCATTACATACTTCATCCACAGACATAGTTGGGTGAGGTGGGTGGTTGTAGATGCGCTGGAAATAACTGTTTGCTTCATCATCGATCTCCTTACTAAAGTGCTGGTTTGCCTCGGGCCACACCTGAGAAAGGTCAGctgaaaaaagtatttaaaaaaaagacattttaaaccaaaaccgTCATTAACTTGAATGTTGTAATGCAACACTGGTTATCTCATTAAAAGTGGGGCTGTCAGCATAAGCAGACAAGGAGTGGAAGACTAATCTGTATTTCCTCTATGATAAACTGTATGAAGTTGTATAACATGTAAAAGAGAAGAAAGTCGCACCTAAATGTTTACATGAAGTTAAAACTGCATTAGGTAGCTTTTAGTCAAACTTCTCTTGTAAACTGTATTTGTGAGGCACACTGAGGTGCATTACAAATAATTTTGCAAATCAAGATAAAACTGATTATCACTGTGGAGGAAATACAGTGCTGAGCAGCGCAGGGCGGGGCTCTCAGTCACACCACTGCCACCACCACTTACAGGCCTTCATCTTACTCTGCTGAAAGGTTGGTGGGTTCAGGCCTGGTGTGCTCATCTTCCTGGTGCCAAAAGGGTCGGTGTTCACGGTTGACATACCCAGACTAGAGCCAATACCGGAGCCAATGCCCGTGCCCAGAGGACCTGAAAGAAACATAACACTTTAATAATTTAAATCAATACATACCTCCCTCTATGAATTATAACCCTTTCTCCTCTGAATTTGGTTAAGTTTAATATGAACAAGGATTGAGTGACCAGGGTGTTCTGCCAAATTTGTTACTCCTTATAAAATACTCTGCCAGTGGCTTTATCTGAATTACCCAACATGATACAAACTAATAAAGGATCCCCAGCTATGCCACACTTGCTTAGGCTTACTGTATGCACAATATACTAACATTCAGCAACAGTGTAACCACAACAATTTGTATAACTTCTCACTGAATTGGAAGAAGACTCAAAAGGCTGTAACAGCGCAGTATGACTTGCTGATTTAATATGAGCATGCCTTGGttgtgtaaaaatgaaaaaatgaaatatcataGTACCAGAGTCCATACCGGGAAGCTGCGAGGACAGGCTGCCTATGCCACCAAATGGTGTGCTGGGGTTGGGGTTGGACAGTGGTGGGAAGGCCTTTGCTGGGGACTGGGGATTACTGAAAGCTGAACTCAGTGAGGTTGGGAAACCCTGCATGCTTTGAGTATGGGAGGTGGCTGTGCCCCCCAGGTTCAAGGAACCCATGCCAGACAGAGAGTCCATCTAGAGAAAagcaagagagggagagacaaggaggtcaaaaagagaaacaacaaGTCTTTTTAGCATGTTAGGAATATAGAATGGTTTTGACACCAATTTCCAATATTAAAAGGCATTACGTTTGCCTGCAGAGGCATGACGTAGCTTTCATATGAGGGTACCTGTACAGGAGAGATGGCATCCAGGCTGCTGGTGCTGGGGGCACGTCCCTTTGGCATTACCCCTGGTGGTGGTTGCCGGGCTTTATTCATCACATTGCTGCAGTTGGCAACCATGGTCAGGATAGTCTCTGACAGCTCCTGCGACACGCTCCTgagacaaaatgacacaaatctttaagttaaataaaaaagataacaCTGTATGAAAGGGTAAGAGTGAttggtctcaaaaaataaactGCACATTCTTGAGATTGTTGGTCTGAAATGTTCGAACCACCATAAAAAGCAACCAAAGCTGGGCTTCACTTTAAGGGAGACTGAAGTTATTAAACAGTTAATCAGAAGGTCAACAAAAAAGCAAACTAATAGTTCAGTGATGGAGACTAAGCCAGATAGTGTCTCACCCTGCACAGGACTGCAGGCAGGCCAGCATGGTGGCTAAGGTCTCCGGGGGTAGCTGGGCACTTTTGGGCTGGTCCTTGTCTGGGGCCAGACCCCCCATAATGGATGGGCAGCGTCTCTTCAGGAATGTCACACAGGCCTGGATAAAAGGTTcctgaaaaaatacaaaaattttGTAAAATACAATTTATTTAAGGTGGTGCTCAAACTACAATGACAAAAACAGGGAAACCAACAAtcttattgtttttcttttcgtTTTGTTTTTGAGAAAACGGAGTAAATCTATTAGAAGACTTACCCCATGCTCTCTGATTTTGTCAGTTAGCCATTTATCAAGTTTGAGGTATTCACGGCGAGAGGCAAGTGCAGCAAGGTCAATAACAAAGGCAAAGGGAGTACCATTCAGCAACATCGATAGAGACtagagaggaaaataaaaacactgtcttAGTGACCATGAAAATGACCTCAATGAAAACAACTTCCATTTAGGATAAAGTGGAGACCACCAGAGGATATACGGCCCCATATACTctcatttgtatttgtcattaaATCTCATGTTGATTAAAACTAGTACatccttaaaaataaaacatatggaGGAACATTATTCAATATAACAGTCTAATGTGCCACAAACAGAAGGCACTGCATCAGTGATTATTTAGTCTATTCTGACAAACCTTCAAGTCCTGTGCCACATCCAGGATGCGAGACAGCTTAGCTTGGTCATACTGCTCCCCTCTCATGTACCACTCAGCCATTGAATGCATTATTAGTTGACGGATGGAGGGAGACTGTCCCTGTAAAAATAATCACCAGGTTTTGTTAGTACACAGGTGTTGTAAGAATATAATCAAGACAACAAATAACTTTAGATGTATCAAAGAGCACAGAGAacgaaaacaacaaaaacattgaaATCAACAAGCATTAACACCAACCTGTCCATGCCAGGCATAGTGCAGGATAATGGCAGAGTTCGGGTGGTTGCCCAGGAAGATGGGCATGAGAGTAGAGATGAGCTCATGGCGCAGTGTGTGCCAGGAGGGGGAGATCTGCAGCAATGCCAGGACCAACATGTCTGGGCAGTGCTTGATTGGAAAGCTAAATAGCTGCTTCACCTGCTCATACTGGCCCACCTCAGACAGTCTGAGCAGACTCTCCACCAGGTCCAGACTTTTCCTATGGTGAGTTGAGGGCAATTAgtcaaacacactgaaacatcaACACAGCATCCACCCTGTAACTTTTTGAGTAAATCAGCAATGAACCACAATCAGTAGGTCAAGCTACACATCTGATTATAAAGCACAATTTCCCACAGCAGAGAGCTTAAGATAATATATGTTTGTCAATGGTGACTTTTATTATCACATGAAATATTGTTATGATGAATATGCCAAGTGAAGCATTGCTTGAAATGTACAGCATTTGTACCCACACGAATACGCTTTcaatttaaaatgaatataatcGCCGTACACATGAGCATTTCAGCTCCATTTCAGAATCTCCATTCATTCTAACATGCCTgaaaacacatatcacatgacccTTCATGTACAGTGGGCAAATTGAATGCATCACATCATAATTTCCAACTCAGTACTTCCTGTATCTGGTTGAAATTCAAAGCCCCTTATTGTTTCAGTGGAGAGAATTCCTTAATTTtctaattaaaaggaaaaaaaaaaaaaaaagcttttattgtgaaacaataATTTACAGAGATTTATGACACCAGAGTTGCCTCTGACATAGTGTCCGTCATGACAGACAAATATATTGTGTAGTCTGAACTCGGCATAACACATGACATGAGTATATTGCCGTCTGTGGCAAAAAGATTGGGAGTCGTTGTAAAGCGCAGCAATCTTCAGAGTGGTACTGGGAGTATTATCCATCACCAGAGGAAGCCATGGCAATAGGAAAGGTGTAACGTAACCCACACAAAAATGGAGAAATCAGAAAAGGTATGTAGACTTAGCTATAATGTTTTAGCTTTACATGTAGTGACTGACAAGAGCCAATCGGGAGGCCAACAAGAGAGTCTGTGTccttgttttcaaaaatattcatttttgccCATTAAGACTAAAATGCAACACCACAGGTTTCAAACTAAAACATGATCAGCAGTATTTTTACAGCTCTCCTCTTCAGGGTTTTCAAATAAGCCACAGTAGTGTGGACACTAGGTAAAAACATAGTAATGGCTATGCATTTTAAAACGAAAATGTATTAGTGTGGCTGTAGCCTAGTGGCATGTAGGAGAAGGGCAAATAGATGTTGACAGTTTTAAAGCTTGAGTTCTTGAAATACCTGAACACTAAGCCCCATTATCAGAAATAAGCAACTACTACACCCTTCTACATAAAAGCCAAGCAGAAAGCTTCATACCAGGTGGCAATCTCCCTGTTGTCATCCTCTGGTGGGGCTTTAAGGATGTCAATAGCCACGGTGTGGCAAGGGTAGTCAGCAAAGGAAAACACTTCTGGGCTCATCAGGGAGTGCTGAATGAATGACAGCtgagaacagaaacaaaacaattttacatttaaagagGGAATACAAGGCTCAGCCACTACCACTCACACCACACAGTCTAGACAGAAATCAATTCCTACCTAGCATTATGATTCATCTTTATTAAATCCTACTCTTCTCTTTGACTGCAAAAATTAAGTTTGCCACaacaattaaaaacatgaaatcacATGATCCTATTGGAGCAGAGAAATGGTCAGTCACCTGTCCCTCTGCATGTTTCCATGGCCGATAGATGAGATCGACAGGGAAGACCTCCATGCCCAACCCCCTCTGAATGCCATACACCACTATGTGCAGGCCTTTACTGTCCCGGATTATAAATCCTGGGTGGTCCAGTTCGTATGTCACCTCTTTGAAGTTCAGGTTGGGATTCtaggacaaagacaaaaatcCACAAATTTAACCGCGTCAGGTTTTTGAAAGTAGTCTGGCACAAAAAACTCTTCCAGGAACATTCAGCATCAGGGTTATGACAGGCTAGTGTATGTATTCACTTGTTTAATGAATTCAATTTGAAAAAAAGTAATTCCAGAGTGACATAATGAAACGCCGGTCACTTAGCCTACAGTACTTTACGGAAGAATAAAGTGTGAAAAGGCCATTTTAAAGTAACATGTTTGTAAAGGCGAAGTGCCATCAAATTTTGAGTGCCGAAATGGAATTGATTTGCAAATTTGGTTGCAACTGCAAAATGCGCTCTACTGCATTAAACCTTTACACTCAAATCTGTTTTAATTttggcaaagtgttttcagtggccatgtggggaaaaaaaataggaAATAATTAGGAAAGTAAAAGGAAAAGTAACGGCTAGTTTATTGAGATAAACAGAGTCCCTTACCACTTCTTTCACGACATCGATGAGAACCTCAACGTTCCAAGTGTGTGCCTGCGAGCCATCGTTCTTATCCTTACCATCGCTCCAGATACCACTTCCTGGAGCTGAGATGGACtgcaagagaaaacaaaagaagagaAAATTTAAGCTCTGGTGCTTTGAAATGTTAAGAATCCAGAACAATACACTCAACCAGCTTGAGCCAACATCTAAATACTAAAGTTATTAAATCAAATGACTGTGATACTATCCCTTTGATTTATTCCTTGCATATCACTCAGAGTCATCAACCAACCAATTCTCCAGTTGTACAGCgttagtttgtttttaatttaggtCAATGTGATGATTTTACAGTAcacacatttactgtatgtttatGTCTGAGCTGTTCTCATACATTTTCATTAAAGCCATTCCCAGCTAAAAGCCAGAACAAAGTTGCCCTAGCAGATCTAAGTAGCATAAATTCGATGAAACACAGTTTTAATTGATCCTATGACTGGACACTTTTCcataaaaataaggaaaaaacaGACTAGGTAAGCATAGTTTCATCACTTCACATTTGCACCTCTTGGTTTGTAGTATGTGTGAACAGAAATGGACAGCAACTAAATTTTCCTTTGGCCCTAATTGAGTAAATCAAGTACAGTGGTCAAAGTGCTTCTGGCAGTCGGTGGCCAATCAAATCAAGCAACTCACCTGAAGTGGGATGCCATCAGTAAGGCCAGAGTGGGTACGAGCCATCATGCCAAGGACCCTGGCTACCTGGCTGGCAGTCACCTCTCTCACCCCATACTGAATGATTATGTTTCTGCACTCATCCAGACTGGAAAGACAAAAGGACAGGTCAGTGCTGACCATTACCCTAAACATTCACATATCaattaaaatcacacaaaaatgcattaggataaagttaaaaaaatgtttttaacatgAAGATGTATGCAATTTTTCATATATTAATGTTTGCAAAACATGTTACTAGAAACATTTGATCATATGCATGATATCACATCTCCAGATCTGTCAAATTGCAAAATGGTGTTGTGTGAAGGGAAGGTGTCAATGGGTGCTTTTTATTATGCTGACTTATGCTTCCTTGCGTCCTCTCTACTCCCATGACCCAAAAATTGTTCCCTTTCCACCATCATGGAGGATTTTCAAATACTGTAAATGCATGCCAACAAGACAAGGAGAGGGGAGACTTCTGGAGGAGCGTGGAGCAAAGACACAGTGATGTATCCTACATATCTCCTCCTCACATCTCTCTCTCATATTCTCGCTGAGAGGAGCCAAGATGCCAGACCCAAGTGAGGGTAGCGAGGAGAGACATGAGCAAGATGAAAAAGCACCCATTGTATGAGGTCTATATTCAGCTTCTCATCTATTTACCATGCAGGCATTAGCACCTTGGTGGCCAATTTTGCCTTAAGTGTTCCTGAAGTGGTCTTGGTCATATGATTACACTGCATTCACTTAaggattttgttttaattttttttacacaacagCTAATCTA is part of the Epinephelus lanceolatus isolate andai-2023 chromosome 5, ASM4190304v1, whole genome shotgun sequence genome and encodes:
- the cnot1 gene encoding CCR4-NOT transcription complex subunit 1 isoform X9, coding for MNLDSLSLALSQISYLVDNLTKKNYRASQQEIQHIVNRHGPEADRHLLRCLFSHVDFSGDGKSSGKDFHQTQFLIQECVSLISKPNFIATLCYAIDNPLHYQKSLKPSAHLFTQLSKVLKLSKVQEVIFGLALLNSSNADLRGFAAQFIKQKLPDLLRSYVDADLGGNQEGGFQDIAIEVLQLLLSHLLFGQKGASGVGQEQIDAFLKTLCRDFPQERCPVVLAPLLYPEKRDILMDRILPDSGELAKTMMESSLAEFMQEVGYGFCASLDECRNIIIQYGVREVTASQVARVLGMMARTHSGLTDGIPLQSISAPGSGIWSDGKDKNDGSQAHTWNVEVLIDVVKEVNPNLNFKEVTYELDHPGFIIRDSKGLHIVVYGIQRGLGMEVFPVDLIYRPWKHAEGQLSFIQHSLMSPEVFSFADYPCHTVAIDILKAPPEDDNREIATWKSLDLVESLLRLSEVGQYEQVKQLFSFPIKHCPDMLVLALLQISPSWHTLRHELISTLMPIFLGNHPNSAIILHYAWHGQGQSPSIRQLIMHSMAEWYMRGEQYDQAKLSRILDVAQDLKSLSMLLNGTPFAFVIDLAALASRREYLKLDKWLTDKIREHGEPFIQACVTFLKRRCPSIMGGLAPDKDQPKSAQLPPETLATMLACLQSCAGSVSQELSETILTMVANCSNVMNKARQPPPGVMPKGRAPSTSSLDAISPVQMDSLSGMGSLNLGGTATSHTQSMQGFPTSLSSAFSNPQSPAKAFPPLSNPNPSTPFGGIGSLSSQLPGPLGTGIGSGIGSSLGMSTVNTDPFGTRKMSTPGLNPPTFQQTDLSQVWPEANQHFSKEIDDEANSYFQRIYNHPPHPTMSVDEVLEMLQRFKDSTIKREREVFNCMLRNLFEEYRFFPQYPDKELHITACLFGGIIEKGLVTYMALGLALRYVLEALRKPYGSKMYYFGIAALDRFKNRLKDYPQYCQHLASIAHFLQFPHHLQEYIEYGQQSRDPPVKMQGSITTPGSLALAQVQAQSQQPGVPKAPQPGQPSTLVTTTTTTTTVAKTPTITRPTPSSFKKDVPPSINTTNIDTLLVATDQTERIVEPPENVQEKIAFIFNNLSQSNMTQKVEELKETVKEEFMPWVSQYLVMKRVSIEPNFHSLYSNFLDTLKNPEFVKMVLNETYRNIKVLLTSDKAAANFSDRSLLKNLGHWLGMITLAKNKPILYTDLEVKSLLLEAYVKGQQELLYVVPFVAKVLESSLRSMVFRPQNPWTMAIMNVLAELHQEHDLKLNLKFEIEVLCKNLSLDINDLKPGSLLKDKEKLKSLEEQLSAPKKEAKPPEEMLPVSTTAPPSTPAATTTTCTTTGPPTPQFSYHDINVYALAGLAPHININVNIPLLQAHPQLKQCVRQSVERAVQELVHPVVDRSIKIAMTTCEQIIRKDFALDSEESRMRVAAHHMMRNLTAGMAMITCREPLLMSIATNLKNSFAAALRAPTPQQREMMEEAAARIAQDNCELACCFIQKTAVEKAGPEMDKRLATEFELRKHARQEGRRYCDPVVLTYQAERMPEQIRLKVGGVDPKQLAVYEEFARNVPGFLPSNDLSQPTGFLAQPMKQQAWATDDVAQIYDKCMADLEQHLHAIPPALAMNPLTQALRSLLEAVALARNSRDGIAALGLLQKAVEGLLDATSGADADLLLRYRECHLLVLKALQDGRAYGPQWCNKQITRCLIECRDEYKYNVEAVELLIRNHLVNMQQYDLHLAQSMENGLHYMAVAFAMQLVKLLLVDERSVSHVTEADLFHTIETLMRTCAHSRANAPEGLPQLMDVVRSNYEAMIDRAHGGPNFMMHSGISQASEYDDPPGLREKAEYLLREWVNLYHSAAAGRDSTKAFSAFVGQMHQQGILKTDDLITRFFRLCTEMCVEISYRAQAEQQHNPAASAAIIRAKCYHNLDAFVRLIALLVKHSGEATNTVTKINLLNKVLGIVVGVLIQDHDVRQTEFQQLPYHRIFIMLLLELNAPEHVLETINFQTLTAFCNTFHILRPTKAPGFVYAWLELISHRIFIARMLAHTPQQKGWPMYAQLLIDLFKYLAPFLRNVELNKPMQILYKGTLRVLLVLLHDFPEFLCDYHYGFCDVIPPNCIQLRNLILSAFPRNMRLPDPFTPNLKVDMLSEINIAPRILTNFTGVMPSQFKKDLDSYLKTRSPVTFLSELRSNLQVSNEPGNRYNIQLINALVLYVGTQAIAHIHNKGSTPSMSTITHSAHMDIFQNLAVDLDTEGRYLFLNAIANQLRYPNSHTHYFSCTMLYLFAEANTEAIQEQITRVLLERLIVNRPHPWGLLITFIELIKNPAFKFWSHDFVHCAPEIEKLFQSVAQCCMGQKQAQQVMEGTGAS